In the Nitrospinaceae bacterium genome, one interval contains:
- a CDS encoding methionine adenosyltransferase gives MASVGSKDFIFTSESVSEGHPDKMADQISDAILDAILAQDPNGRVACETLITTGIVFIAGEITTNAQYDPKTIARETIRRIGYDNAIYGFDCDTCAVVNSIDRQSPNISQGVSEGEGLFTEQGAGDQGMMFGFACKETEELMPLPIMLSHKLVERTSTVRRDGTLPYLRPDSKSQVSIRYENSQPVAIENVVISAQHAADITLEQIREDIITHVIKPIVDEKMVTKDTTFYVNPTGVFIIGGPMGDTGLTGRKIIVDTYGGYSRHGGGAFSGKDPSKVDRSAAYMARYVAKNIVAADLAERAEVQLAYAIGVADPVSVLVDDFGTGKVESEKLSKAVRNVFGLRPKEIIDGLDLKRPIFQKTAAYGHFGRDLPEFTWERTDKADELRKEVGL, from the coding sequence ATGGCATCTGTTGGAAGTAAAGATTTTATATTTACCTCAGAATCTGTATCCGAAGGCCATCCTGACAAGATGGCGGATCAAATCAGTGACGCCATACTTGATGCTATTCTCGCACAAGACCCGAACGGTCGGGTGGCGTGTGAAACGTTAATTACTACGGGCATCGTATTCATCGCTGGCGAAATAACGACCAATGCGCAATACGATCCGAAAACTATCGCCCGGGAAACGATTCGCCGCATCGGTTACGACAATGCAATATATGGATTCGACTGCGATACTTGCGCCGTCGTAAATTCAATCGACAGGCAATCGCCTAATATTTCTCAAGGTGTATCGGAAGGCGAGGGGCTCTTTACGGAGCAAGGTGCAGGCGATCAAGGCATGATGTTCGGCTTCGCCTGCAAAGAAACTGAAGAACTAATGCCGTTGCCCATCATGCTTTCCCACAAACTTGTCGAGAGAACGAGTACGGTGCGCCGAGATGGCACGCTTCCTTATCTTCGGCCTGACAGTAAAAGCCAGGTTTCGATTCGATACGAAAATAGCCAACCGGTTGCGATTGAAAATGTCGTAATTTCGGCCCAACATGCCGCCGATATTACCCTTGAGCAGATTCGCGAGGACATTATAACTCACGTCATCAAACCCATAGTTGACGAAAAAATGGTTACAAAAGACACTACATTCTACGTCAATCCAACCGGCGTATTTATCATTGGTGGTCCTATGGGGGACACCGGATTGACTGGCCGGAAAATAATAGTGGACACTTATGGAGGCTATAGTCGGCATGGCGGCGGTGCCTTCTCTGGTAAAGACCCATCGAAGGTAGACCGTTCTGCTGCCTACATGGCGCGTTATGTGGCAAAAAACATCGTGGCAGCAGATTTGGCCGAACGTGCCGAGGTTCAACTGGCCTATGCAATTGGCGTAGCAGACCCCGTATCAGTTCTTGTCGATGATTTCGGGACAGGAAAGGTCGAATCAGAAAAACTTTCCAAAGCTGTCCGAAATGTGTTCGGCTTAAGGCCAAAAGAAATTATCGATGGCCTCGATTTGAAGCGTCCTATTTTCCAAAAGACAGCGGCTTACGGCCACTTTGGCCGAGACTTACCTGAATTTACTTGGGAGCGCACCGATAAAGCAGACGAGCTTCGAAAAGAGGTTGGTCTTTAA
- a CDS encoding HPr family phosphocarrier protein encodes MPEKTVTVSNEMGLHARAAAAFAQLSTQFDSEIFVFCRDIEVDGKSIMGVMMLAAPSGSNLTIRAEGEDAQTAVEQLVALVNNRFGEEK; translated from the coding sequence GTGCCGGAAAAAACGGTTACTGTTTCCAACGAGATGGGTTTACATGCACGGGCTGCGGCAGCATTTGCCCAACTATCGACTCAATTCGACAGTGAAATTTTTGTGTTTTGCCGGGATATAGAAGTAGACGGAAAAAGCATAATGGGAGTGATGATGCTTGCCGCCCCTAGCGGATCGAATTTGACGATTCGAGCCGAAGGAGAGGATGCCCAAACCGCGGTTGAGCAGCTTGTAGCCTTGGTTAACAACCGCTTTGGTGAGGAGAAATAA
- the hprK gene encoding HPr(Ser) kinase/phosphatase — translation MTLLSVSQFFEDLREDLDLVLLGGKGGLSRKISQSQFQKNGLALTGYLSPIHPDRIQVWGHTELSYLKSLGESSRTEAVVKFFSLPLCAVLITGGRGEEAMPEGIEKLADKANVPVIRSIHPGREVLPHLLEYLESRLAPRAHMHGVLVDLYGVGILIQGKSGIGKSECALHLVTRGHRLVADDIVDIHLRGQELVGESTDLLKHHLEVRGLGILNIKDLFGVVAIRYEKNVEMIVELVPWNSEQSFDRLGIDMDSKDILDKPLPLVRIPVAPGRNVPTLIEVAARNRLLQRMGYFSALDFSRNLTAHIAMENSRQSSTDETIGERK, via the coding sequence ATGACCCTCCTGTCCGTCTCCCAATTCTTCGAGGATCTGCGAGAAGACCTGGATCTTGTTTTACTTGGTGGAAAGGGTGGACTTTCCAGAAAAATTTCCCAATCGCAGTTCCAGAAGAACGGTTTGGCCCTGACAGGTTATTTGAGCCCAATCCATCCTGATCGAATACAGGTTTGGGGGCATACCGAACTTTCCTACCTTAAGAGCCTAGGAGAGTCGTCACGGACCGAGGCTGTTGTGAAGTTTTTTAGCCTTCCTCTGTGCGCCGTACTTATTACCGGCGGAAGGGGAGAGGAGGCCATGCCTGAGGGCATTGAAAAACTGGCGGACAAAGCCAATGTCCCCGTAATTCGCTCGATTCACCCAGGACGAGAAGTATTGCCTCATCTCCTCGAATACCTAGAATCTCGTCTTGCTCCGCGCGCGCATATGCACGGCGTACTTGTAGACCTCTATGGCGTTGGCATTCTTATTCAGGGCAAGAGCGGCATCGGCAAAAGCGAATGCGCGCTCCACCTCGTTACTAGAGGGCACCGCCTTGTGGCAGACGATATCGTGGATATACACCTCAGAGGACAAGAACTTGTGGGAGAGAGCACGGATCTCCTCAAACACCACCTTGAGGTTCGCGGCCTTGGCATCCTCAACATCAAGGATCTTTTTGGTGTCGTGGCAATTCGTTACGAAAAAAATGTAGAAATGATAGTAGAACTCGTTCCTTGGAATTCAGAGCAATCCTTTGATCGACTTGGAATAGACATGGATTCTAAAGATATTCTGGATAAGCCACTTCCTCTCGTGCGAATCCCCGTGGCACCAGGTCGAAACGTGCCCACCTTGATCGAGGTTGCCGCTCGGAATCGACTATTACAGAGAATGGGTTATTTCTCAGCGCTGGACTTTAGCCGAAATCTAACCGCCCATATCGCCATGGAAAATTCCCGCCAATCTTCCACTGACGAAACTATCGGAGAGAGGAAATGA
- the rpoN gene encoding RNA polymerase factor sigma-54 — translation MSLQPRMVQRAEQRLVMTAMLQQAIGLLPMARLELQQAVQQELMENPVLEENTDEIKEIDDGDMPEVRDDLPDTETDERGEVEIDWENIVHDNYGLDNFSAPAGNEDFPTFEQTVAIPESLHEHLEWQLKLSLASEIVMSLAQKIIWNIEDTGYLQIPLEELFSDTEHESADLEEALALVQSLDPPGVGARNLSECLLIQLNLLEIPDEEFQALIPIAKRLIEEQIENIQEKNVAKLARTFKTTSEKIRSAFDIIRTLNPQPGGRFTQERVEVAEPDVTVIRRGEGFEVILNDDGLPPLRISPTYRKMASRRNEVSTETRKYIEERVRAALWFVKSIEQRRATILKVSESIVSFQREFLEHGVSHLKPLVLRDVAEDIEMHESTVSRVTTGKYMETPRGVFNFKYFFHSGLVSIGGGNTSSVAVKEKIRQIIEDEDKHKPLTDQQVVEKLREMDVVIARRTVTKYRKELRILSASNRREYR, via the coding sequence GTGTCGCTTCAGCCCAGAATGGTGCAGAGAGCCGAGCAACGGTTAGTCATGACTGCGATGCTGCAGCAGGCCATCGGGCTTTTACCCATGGCTCGACTCGAGCTTCAACAGGCTGTTCAACAAGAATTGATGGAAAATCCTGTTCTAGAAGAAAATACCGACGAAATTAAGGAAATCGATGATGGGGACATGCCTGAGGTTCGCGACGATCTTCCTGATACGGAAACCGACGAGCGAGGTGAGGTTGAAATTGATTGGGAAAATATAGTTCACGACAATTACGGGCTGGATAACTTTTCCGCACCCGCAGGCAATGAAGATTTTCCGACATTCGAGCAGACGGTCGCGATTCCAGAGTCATTGCACGAACATCTTGAATGGCAACTTAAACTTAGCTTGGCCAGCGAAATCGTAATGTCCTTGGCTCAAAAAATCATTTGGAATATCGAGGATACGGGCTACCTCCAGATCCCCCTTGAGGAACTCTTCTCTGATACAGAACATGAATCCGCTGATTTAGAGGAGGCGCTTGCTCTCGTACAATCCCTCGACCCACCGGGGGTGGGCGCACGTAACCTCAGCGAATGTTTACTAATTCAACTGAATCTGCTGGAAATTCCCGACGAGGAGTTTCAGGCGTTGATTCCCATCGCCAAGCGTCTTATTGAGGAGCAGATTGAGAATATCCAGGAGAAAAATGTAGCTAAACTGGCACGTACATTTAAGACTACTTCCGAGAAAATTCGATCAGCATTCGATATTATCCGCACCCTCAATCCGCAGCCAGGGGGCAGATTCACTCAAGAGAGAGTAGAGGTTGCAGAGCCCGACGTGACCGTTATCCGGCGCGGTGAAGGCTTTGAGGTAATTCTGAACGACGATGGGCTCCCGCCTCTAAGGATCAGTCCCACCTACCGCAAAATGGCATCAAGGCGGAATGAGGTATCAACAGAGACAAGAAAATATATAGAGGAACGGGTACGCGCGGCTCTATGGTTTGTCAAAAGCATTGAGCAGCGACGGGCAACGATTTTGAAAGTCTCAGAAAGTATCGTCTCTTTTCAAAGAGAGTTTCTTGAACATGGCGTGAGCCACCTCAAACCACTGGTGCTTAGAGATGTCGCCGAGGACATCGAGATGCATGAGTCCACGGTCAGCCGGGTGACAACTGGCAAATATATGGAAACGCCGCGTGGTGTATTTAACTTCAAGTATTTTTTCCATAGTGGCCTTGTCTCAATTGGCGGGGGTAACACCTCCTCGGTGGCGGTAAAAGAGAAAATCCGCCAAATTATCGAGGATGAAGACAAACACAAGCCACTTACAGACCAACAAGTAGTGGAAAAACTTCGGGAAATGGATGTTGTCATCGCCAGACGAACAGTTACGAAATACCGAAAAGAACTTCGAATACTATCGGCGAGCAATCGACGTGAATACCGCTAG
- the lptB gene encoding LPS export ABC transporter ATP-binding protein: MEIRHKSLNAKALVKSYGGRRVVDKVDLEVHPGEIVGLLGPNGAGKTTIFYMIVGLIDPEDGAVYLDSQPITDTPMYQRARMGVSYLPQEASVFRRLSVEENIKAVLELMPLSRITRKERSEELLEDLNITHIRSSKGFALSGGERRRVEIARALAASPSFILLDEPFAGIDPIVVHDIQNIIMRLKERGIGILLTDHNVREALQTADRAYIINEGKILESGTPDLIAASDQARSVYLGDSFKL; encoded by the coding sequence ATCGAAATTCGCCACAAGAGCCTAAACGCTAAGGCCCTCGTCAAGAGCTACGGTGGGCGGCGAGTTGTAGACAAGGTAGACCTCGAAGTACATCCAGGAGAAATTGTTGGGCTCCTAGGACCTAATGGTGCTGGAAAGACTACAATTTTCTATATGATCGTTGGACTAATCGATCCTGAGGATGGAGCCGTTTATCTCGATTCCCAGCCAATCACCGACACACCTATGTACCAGCGAGCGAGGATGGGTGTGAGTTATCTTCCTCAAGAAGCATCAGTGTTCAGGCGCCTTAGCGTGGAGGAAAACATCAAGGCCGTCCTCGAATTGATGCCACTGAGTCGAATCACACGAAAAGAGAGAAGTGAGGAATTATTAGAAGATTTGAATATTACTCATATCCGTAGCTCTAAAGGATTTGCTCTGTCAGGCGGAGAGCGGCGCCGTGTAGAAATAGCACGGGCGCTTGCGGCGTCGCCATCATTTATATTGCTCGACGAGCCTTTCGCCGGCATTGATCCAATCGTCGTACACGATATTCAGAACATAATTATGCGTCTTAAGGAGCGGGGAATTGGCATTCTTCTAACTGACCATAATGTTAGGGAAGCACTACAAACCGCCGATAGGGCATATATCATCAACGAAGGGAAGATACTTGAGTCGGGAACCCCAGACTTGATCGCAGCTAGCGATCAGGCTCGGAGCGTATATCTAGGAGACAGTTTCAAACTGTAG
- the lptC gene encoding LPS export ABC transporter periplasmic protein LptC, protein MNLSRWLRPFILVLILLIGGVFTYFLLLPSTFDLKAKNISIIGSDADLTIDQMHVVQNKQGNKNWEMWANTAKIYRKKNLTELETIHIRYYPKNGKPLDITADKGEMETDSRNMLIRGNVLIKTSAGYTLHTDSLRFRPKDKRIDTDAKILLEGNSFNLTGVGLHGQTDTGLYALNHRVKAVIYNTGANAFAAKPKQTTLTLLPQSGPPSPEGSTP, encoded by the coding sequence ATGAATTTGAGTCGCTGGCTACGTCCTTTTATCCTGGTATTAATTCTTCTCATCGGAGGGGTTTTTACATATTTTCTTCTTCTGCCTTCGACATTCGATCTCAAGGCAAAAAATATCTCAATAATAGGGTCCGATGCAGATTTAACGATAGATCAGATGCATGTGGTCCAAAATAAACAAGGTAATAAAAATTGGGAAATGTGGGCGAATACTGCCAAGATTTATCGCAAGAAAAATTTAACGGAACTTGAAACCATTCATATTCGTTATTACCCGAAAAATGGGAAACCACTAGATATTACTGCTGATAAAGGAGAGATGGAGACCGATAGCCGGAATATGCTCATCAGGGGCAACGTGCTTATCAAGACCTCTGCCGGCTACACTCTCCACACAGATTCGCTTAGATTCAGACCTAAGGACAAAAGAATTGATACTGACGCAAAAATTCTTTTAGAGGGCAATTCATTTAATCTAACCGGTGTTGGACTTCATGGCCAAACAGACACCGGATTGTATGCCTTGAACCATAGAGTTAAAGCTGTAATTTACAACACAGGAGCTAACGCTTTCGCCGCCAAGCCGAAGCAAACCACTCTTACTTTGCTTCCGCAGAGTGGACCGCCTTCGCCTGAAGGGAGTACGCCTTGA